Proteins encoded together in one Prunus dulcis chromosome 3, ALMONDv2, whole genome shotgun sequence window:
- the LOC117622282 gene encoding two-pore potassium channel 3-like, which translates to MDESFLPKIETRLGVGGEDQQEPSRGRTPRSSFPSSAYLDVGPSRRLSTAQLLTGGDVIVPIITTPNSSSYANLILNLNKNKKRKLQHRSHSAPSVFTDARVPIRDSVDPRPSPKSTPLIVRQAFIGVIVYVIIGIVIFCTTSANFKGQETYKPVDALYFIVVTLCTIGYGDIVPETTLTKLFTCFFILVGFGFIDILLNGLVAYICDRQEAVLLSTMDETKFNNMIQTYMIDREKGRMRIRIKVGLALSVVIGCIAIGTITVHFLEDMSWINSFYLSVTSVTTVGYGDFAFKTVGGRCFAIVWLLVSTLAVARAFLYLTELRIDKRNRRIAKWVLQKEVTMRDLLAADLNNDGCISKSEFVIYKLKEMGRVTENDILQICKQFDSLEHSNYDKITLVDLMEGNR; encoded by the exons ATGGATGAATCTTTTCTTCCCAAGATTGAAACAAGACTTGGCGTTGGCGGCGAAGATCAGCAAGAGCCTAGCAGAGGCAGAACACCAAGAAGCTCCTTCCCCTCCTCAGCATACCTTGATGTTGGTCCATCCAGGCGTCTCTCAACTGCTCAGCTCCTCACAGGCGGTGATGTTATTGTTCCCATTATCACAACACCAAACTCTTCTTCTTATGCCAATCTCATTCTCAACttgaacaagaacaagaagaggaagctcCAACACCGGTCACACTCGGCGCCATCGGTGTTTACCGACGCCCGGGTGCCAATTCGAGACTCTGTGGATCCTAGGCCGTCCCCTAAATCAACCCCTTTAATTGTCCGCCAAGCCTTCATCGGTGTCATTGTGTATGTCATAATTGGCATTGTCATATTCTGTACAACCAGTGCAAATTTCAAGGGCCAAGAAACCTACAAGCCTGTGGACGCTCTGTACTTCATTGTGGTCACGCTCTGCACCATTGGATATGGCGACATTGTTCCGGAAACCACGCTTACCAAGCTCTTCACCTGTTTCTTCATCTTGGTCGGTTTCGGGTTCATTGATATCCTGCTCAACGGGTTGGTGGCGTACATCTGTGACAGGCAAGAAGCAGTCTTGTTGAGCACCATGGATGAGACTAAGTTCAACAACATGATTCAGACGTATATGATCGATagagagaaaggaagaatGAGAATAAGAATCAAGGTGGGGTTGGCATTGTCAGTTGTTATTGGTTGTATAGCCATAGGGACAATTACAGTGCATTTTTTGGAGGACATGAGCTGGATTAATAGCTTCTACCTCTCTGTTACATCAGTCACAACTGTGGGTTATGGGGATTTTGCTTTCAAGACAGTTGGAGGAAGGTGTTTTGCAATTGTGTGGTTATTGGTAAGCACATTGGCTGTTGCCAGGGCTTTTCTGTACTTGACTGAGCTTAGAATCGACAAGAGGAATCGCCGAATTGCGAAATGGGTTCTTCAGAAGGAAGTTACGATGAGGGATTTATTAGCTGCAGACCTTAATAATGATGGATGCATCAG CAAATCAGAGTTTGTCATATACAAGCTTAAGGAGATGGGAAGGGTTAC